In the genome of Oxalobacter aliiformigenes, one region contains:
- a CDS encoding TDT family transporter, with product MLTLIHQKVREIPTPVAGLALGIASMGGCLENLFPLGGNGQNLGALIAAFLLCLVSIRFLFHPDTLNRDLKHPVAGSIVPTFAMATMVVSKALGQFFPSTGEILWFGAVTVHLVVLALFIWHRAKDWQLNHMVPSWFVPPVGIIVADVTCPGKAYTELALILLAIGLASYLVMLPLMVYRLVFHSEVPDAAKPTIAIMAAPASLSLTGYLSIVEEPSLLVCAVLLGIALLMTLFVYFAFFRLMKLPFSPGHAAFTFPMAIGATALYKMANLVAQYPQAAEYARQLHLLANGEAVIATLVIAHVSLGFVLNYLFPRRISVIRKNPAK from the coding sequence ATGCTGACACTCATCCATCAAAAAGTCCGGGAAATTCCAACACCCGTTGCCGGTCTGGCACTGGGAATCGCCAGTATGGGAGGATGTCTCGAGAATCTGTTTCCGCTCGGCGGAAACGGGCAAAATCTGGGTGCGCTGATCGCCGCCTTTCTGTTGTGTCTGGTATCGATCCGCTTCCTGTTCCACCCCGATACCCTGAATCGGGACCTGAAACATCCCGTTGCCGGCAGCATCGTCCCGACGTTCGCCATGGCCACGATGGTCGTATCGAAAGCGCTCGGGCAGTTTTTTCCCTCAACGGGAGAAATCCTCTGGTTCGGTGCCGTTACCGTACACCTTGTCGTACTGGCCCTTTTCATCTGGCACCGGGCGAAAGACTGGCAACTGAACCATATGGTACCAAGCTGGTTCGTTCCGCCGGTAGGGATTATTGTGGCCGACGTGACCTGCCCCGGCAAGGCCTATACGGAACTGGCCCTGATACTGCTGGCTATCGGTCTGGCAAGCTATCTGGTCATGCTGCCACTCATGGTCTACCGCCTTGTTTTCCACAGTGAAGTCCCGGATGCCGCCAAACCGACCATTGCGATCATGGCCGCTCCCGCCAGCCTTTCGCTGACCGGTTATCTGAGCATCGTGGAAGAACCGTCTCTTCTGGTTTGCGCCGTTCTACTCGGTATCGCCCTGCTGATGACCCTGTTCGTTTACTTCGCTTTTTTCCGGCTGATGAAACTGCCATTTTCGCCCGGTCATGCCGCATTTACCTTCCCGATGGCAATCGGTGCGACAGCGCTTTACAAAATGGCCAATCTGGTCGCACAGTACCCCCAGGCTGCCGAATACGCCAGACAGCTCCATCTGTTGGCAAACGGAGAAGCCGTTATCGCAACCCTGGTCATTGCCCATGTTTCCCTGGGATTCGTCCTGAACTATCTGTTCCCTCGCAGAATATCCGTCATCCGGAAAAACCCGGCCAAATAG
- a CDS encoding Sec-independent protein translocase subunit TatA/TatB, translating into MLIGIFILPVFGSKRIPELARVMGRATHEFKKAKEEISHQGEEFLKAAEKTAELESEKEKQES; encoded by the coding sequence ATTCTAATCGGTATCTTCATCCTTCCGGTTTTCGGTTCGAAACGCATTCCTGAACTGGCCCGTGTCATGGGACGGGCAACACATGAATTCAAAAAAGCGAAAGAGGAAATCAGTCATCAGGGAGAGGAATTTCTGAAAGCGGCGGAAAAAACGGCCGAACTCGAAAGTGAAAAAGAAAAACAGGAAAGCTGA
- a CDS encoding FAD-dependent oxidoreductase, whose translation MNPMQILVIGGVAAGASFAARARRLDETAKITLIERGNDVSFANCGLPYHIGGEIPVRDVLAVQTPASLKAMLNVDARTRCEAIRIDRDNKRVLVRNLSEQTEEWISYDKLMLAPGARPRIPAIAGVNNPRIHTLRNLSDMDRIIADTTPGMNAVVIGAGFIGLETAEQLHRKGLKVKIVQKGPHVLPQVDAKMAIPLENALAGHGIELFLNDEVTQFEDSGKILSCRLASGKTLKAEIVILSIGIEPDTGLARDAGLKLGKRGHIVVNEFMQTSDPDIYAAGDAVETTDRVFGGPVSVALGGPANRQGRVAADHLFLREKARPYPGSLGTAIVRVFDVAAGSTGWTENRLKAAGRQYGITTVNDFHHASYFPGAEMLTLTILWDPDTGILLGAEAVGTQGVDKRLDVLATAITAKMTVEDICHLELAYAPPFGSAKDVVNIAGFAACNQRDGLVRTVSRLPANAGVQIIDVRGKPVADASPVPGAVNIPMTVLRDNLDRIDQTRPVVTVCALGKNSYFASRVLKQNGFDVSSLAGGLSTLIK comes from the coding sequence ATGAATCCCATGCAGATACTGGTTATTGGCGGCGTTGCCGCAGGGGCATCTTTCGCGGCCCGTGCAAGAAGACTGGACGAAACGGCAAAAATCACTCTCATTGAACGCGGCAACGATGTTTCATTCGCCAATTGCGGCCTCCCCTACCACATCGGAGGAGAAATTCCGGTACGTGACGTACTTGCCGTACAGACGCCGGCATCGCTGAAAGCCATGCTCAACGTAGATGCCCGTACACGGTGCGAAGCCATCCGGATCGACCGGGACAATAAACGGGTACTGGTCAGGAATCTGTCTGAACAGACCGAGGAATGGATCTCCTATGACAAACTGATGCTCGCACCCGGGGCCCGCCCCCGCATACCGGCGATTGCCGGTGTTAACAACCCCCGGATCCATACCTTGCGCAACCTGTCCGACATGGACCGCATTATCGCCGATACCACCCCCGGTATGAATGCCGTCGTCATCGGTGCCGGATTCATCGGGCTGGAAACGGCCGAACAGCTGCATCGCAAGGGACTGAAAGTGAAAATCGTCCAGAAAGGCCCTCATGTTCTTCCGCAAGTGGATGCGAAAATGGCCATCCCCCTGGAAAACGCATTGGCCGGTCACGGTATCGAATTGTTCTTGAACGACGAAGTCACGCAATTCGAAGACAGCGGCAAGATACTCTCATGCCGTCTGGCATCCGGCAAAACACTCAAGGCCGAAATCGTCATCCTCTCGATCGGTATCGAACCGGATACCGGACTGGCCCGTGACGCCGGCCTGAAACTGGGAAAACGCGGTCATATCGTCGTCAATGAATTCATGCAGACATCCGATCCCGATATTTATGCGGCAGGCGATGCCGTGGAAACAACCGATCGGGTTTTTGGCGGTCCGGTTTCCGTTGCGTTGGGTGGCCCCGCAAACCGTCAGGGACGTGTCGCGGCCGATCATTTGTTTCTGAGGGAAAAGGCCCGTCCTTATCCCGGCTCGCTCGGAACGGCGATTGTCCGGGTTTTCGACGTTGCGGCCGGTTCCACAGGCTGGACGGAAAACCGCCTGAAAGCCGCCGGACGCCAGTACGGCATCACAACCGTCAATGATTTTCATCACGCTTCCTATTTTCCGGGAGCCGAGATGCTCACCCTGACGATTCTCTGGGATCCGGACACCGGTATTCTGCTCGGTGCAGAAGCGGTCGGGACACAGGGAGTGGACAAACGGCTGGACGTACTGGCGACCGCGATCACCGCAAAAATGACCGTCGAGGATATCTGTCATCTTGAACTAGCCTACGCACCGCCATTCGGTTCGGCAAAAGATGTCGTCAACATTGCCGGATTTGCCGCCTGCAACCAGCGTGACGGTCTTGTCCGGACGGTATCCCGGTTACCGGCAAATGCCGGTGTGCAAATCATTGATGTCCGAGGCAAACCTGTCGCCGATGCCTCTCCTGTACCCGGTGCCGTGAACATCCCGATGACGGTGTTAAGAGACAATCTCGACAGAATCGACCAGACCCGCCCTGTCGTCACCGTCTGTGCGCTCGGCAAGAACAGCTATTTCGCTTCCCGTGTTCTCAAACAGAACGGATTCGATGTCTCCAGTCTTGCCGGCGGGCTCTCCACCCTGATCAAGTGA
- a CDS encoding DsrE/DsrF/TusD sulfur relay family protein — MKILVIFNREPYDSTDVTWNGLRLADTLLKNGHEVRIFLMNDSVDMARDVCKPPEGYDQDLSHMLKELIAKGVAVRVCGTCMARCGIYKNYPYFDGAEKSTMQALSEWVVDSDRIMTF, encoded by the coding sequence ATGAAAATATTGGTCATTTTCAATCGTGAACCTTACGATTCGACTGATGTGACCTGGAATGGACTCAGACTGGCAGACACATTGCTGAAAAACGGTCATGAAGTGCGGATTTTTCTCATGAACGATTCTGTCGATATGGCCAGGGATGTTTGCAAGCCGCCTGAAGGCTATGATCAGGATTTGTCGCATATGTTGAAAGAACTGATTGCGAAAGGGGTTGCCGTCAGAGTTTGCGGTACCTGCATGGCCCGTTGCGGTATTTACAAAAACTATCCTTATTTTGACGGGGCGGAAAAGTCCACCATGCAGGCACTTTCGGAATGGGTCGTCGACAGTGACAGGATCATGACGTTCTGA
- a CDS encoding NAD(P)H-binding protein — translation MKLLIAGATGLVGRHVLEKALHDERVRAVIAPGRQAAGIHPKLFSPVVDFDNLLAGESGWQVDAVICTLGTTMKKAGSKEAFYRVDHDYPLAVARLARKHGTSSFVLTSAAGADVSSRFFYYRVKGEVERELASMGFESLTFVRPGLIGGRRDEPRPLETSLGLVKKILHPLLPKSWRINPAEKIADRLLKAALASKAGTHVVTSEEMA, via the coding sequence ATGAAATTGTTGATAGCAGGTGCGACAGGACTGGTCGGGCGTCATGTACTGGAGAAAGCGCTTCATGACGAACGGGTCAGGGCGGTTATCGCACCTGGACGGCAAGCGGCAGGCATTCATCCGAAACTGTTTTCGCCTGTCGTCGATTTCGATAATCTTTTGGCCGGTGAAAGCGGGTGGCAGGTTGATGCCGTCATCTGTACATTGGGCACAACAATGAAAAAGGCTGGATCGAAAGAGGCGTTTTATCGTGTCGATCATGATTATCCACTGGCTGTGGCGCGTCTTGCGAGAAAACACGGAACATCGTCGTTTGTCCTGACGTCGGCTGCCGGTGCGGATGTGTCGTCCCGCTTTTTCTATTACCGGGTGAAGGGCGAGGTGGAACGGGAACTGGCCAGTATGGGATTCGAGTCCCTGACGTTCGTCCGTCCCGGGTTGATAGGAGGCCGGCGCGATGAGCCCCGTCCTCTTGAAACGTCGCTGGGGCTGGTCAAGAAAATTCTTCATCCGCTTCTGCCGAAAAGCTGGCGGATCAATCCGGCGGAAAAAATAGCCGACAGATTGCTAAAAGCCGCTCTGGCATCGAAGGCAGGAACGCATGTCGTGACGTCGGAAGAGATGGCATGA
- a CDS encoding LysR substrate-binding domain-containing protein encodes MNVTFKQLSVFVSIARYGTMTQAAEALFMTKGAVSQALAELENQLGVRLFDRQRARLHINHEGRKLLPVADELLARLSGIEQLFGDSVSEMRLQVGCTRTIGSYVLPDMLQAFDRENGCLPGVVIGNSQEIGNMIHRFDIDMALVEGAVSDPYLVCEPWVEDEMVIVAGRHHPLARKKSVTFGKLSRERWLLREPGSSSRAFFDNQLALYLDNPCVSLSLNASDAILSCVYNNLGLTFISSRMLEQPLYAGHFVTLDPGKRFLRRFTMCYHRDKYISPTLGKWLQFCRTWCMT; translated from the coding sequence ATGAATGTTACCTTTAAACAGTTGTCGGTCTTCGTTTCCATTGCCCGCTATGGCACCATGACCCAGGCGGCGGAAGCATTGTTCATGACAAAGGGAGCCGTTTCGCAGGCACTGGCGGAACTGGAAAACCAGCTGGGAGTGCGCCTTTTCGACAGGCAGCGTGCGCGGCTGCATATCAATCATGAGGGACGGAAACTGTTACCGGTTGCTGATGAATTGCTGGCGCGGCTTTCAGGCATCGAACAGCTGTTCGGTGACAGCGTGTCCGAGATGCGGCTTCAGGTCGGTTGTACCCGGACTATCGGCAGCTATGTTCTGCCCGATATGTTGCAGGCGTTCGACCGGGAAAACGGCTGTTTGCCCGGGGTTGTCATCGGCAATTCGCAGGAAATCGGCAACATGATTCACCGTTTTGACATCGATATGGCTCTGGTGGAGGGGGCGGTCAGCGATCCGTATCTCGTTTGCGAACCGTGGGTGGAAGACGAGATGGTTATTGTCGCCGGCAGGCATCATCCTCTGGCGCGGAAAAAGTCCGTCACATTCGGGAAGCTGAGTAGGGAACGGTGGTTGTTGAGGGAACCGGGTTCCAGCAGCCGTGCTTTTTTCGACAATCAGCTGGCACTGTATCTCGACAATCCGTGTGTCTCGCTGTCGCTGAACGCCTCGGATGCCATTTTATCCTGCGTTTACAACAATCTGGGGCTGACTTTCATATCCAGTCGCATGCTCGAACAGCCGCTTTATGCCGGCCACTTTGTCACGCTTGATCCGGGAAAGCGTTTTTTACGCCGGTTCACGATGTGTTATCACCGGGACAAGTATATTTCCCCGACACTGGGAAAGTGGCTGCAATTCTGCCGGACATGGTGTATGACCTGA